GAGAATTGAATCACGACCGCGCGACGCTGGGAAGGGTTTTTCCGCAGCCTGTTAAATCTGATGTGCACTAATGAGTGATGTACCCGCCGTCGATCACGATATCGGTGCCCTGCAAATAGGTCGCGTCGGTCGCGGCCATGAAATAGGCCAGTTCGGCGATCTCGGTCGCTTCGCCCAGCCGGCCGGCGCGGACATACTGCTTGCGTCCGGCTTCGTAATTCGGATCGGCGGCGATGCGGTCCAGGATCGGCTGGGTGCGGATCGGGCCGGGGCTGATCGCGTTGACGATGATGCCTTCCGGGCCCAGTTCAAAGGCCATCGATTTGGTCAGGTGGATCAGCGCCGCCTTGGTCAGTCCATAGACGGCGCGCTTGTCGGCGGCGACATGCCCCATCTGGCTGGCGATATGGATGATACGGCCACCGCCCTGTTTGCGCATTGCCGGTAATACCGCCTGGCTGGCGAAGAATGCGGCGGTCAGGTTGACGGAGACAATGCGGTCGAATTCCGCGCGGGAAAACGTGCCGAAATCCTTGTTGTCGCGGATGCCCGCGTTGTTCACCAGCACGTCGATCCTGCCGAAGGCGTCCAGCGCCGCGGCGGTCATGGCTTCGGGCTGGTCCGGCTGGCCGAGGTCAAACTGCCCGTATGCCACGCTCGCCCCCGCCTGCGCCAGTTCCCGGCATTCCGTCGCAGCCGCCTGCAACTGTTCCGGCGTGCCTTCGGCAACGAGGAAAAGCGATGCCCCCTCCGCTGCGAAGCGCCGGGCGATGGCGAGTCCGATGCCTTTCGGCGTCGACGCGCCGGTAATGACCGCAACCTTGCCCCTTAGCCCGTCCTTCAGCCCGCTCATGACGATCCTCCTGATTTTCCTGTTCCCGGACAGGTTA
This portion of the Alphaproteobacteria bacterium genome encodes:
- a CDS encoding glucose 1-dehydrogenase; the protein is MSGLKDGLRGKVAVITGASTPKGIGLAIARRFAAEGASLFLVAEGTPEQLQAAATECRELAQAGASVAYGQFDLGQPDQPEAMTAAALDAFGRIDVLVNNAGIRDNKDFGTFSRAEFDRIVSVNLTAAFFASQAVLPAMRKQGGGRIIHIASQMGHVAADKRAVYGLTKAALIHLTKSMAFELGPEGIIVNAISPGPIRTQPILDRIAADPNYEAGRKQYVRAGRLGEATEIAELAYFMAATDATYLQGTDIVIDGGYITH